The sequence TCCGATCAAACAGGTGACCGGCGTGTGACCAGCGACGCAGACGGTGCCGTCCGGACCGGACGGCCGGAGACCGCCGAGTCCCCCGGGTCATCGGCGTACTGGCCGCGCTTCGCGCTGCTCTACGGCTGCGGGACGCTGGCCGCCACCGGCCTCGGCAAGTTCGCCCCGATCGCGGTGGACCTGCGCGCCGCGCTGGCCCTCTCCCTGGACCAGGTCGCGCTGATCACCTCCTCTCTCACGGCGGTCGCCGCGGTCCTCGGGCTGCCGGTGAGCTACCTCGTCGCCCGCACGGCACCTCGCAAGGCCCTGTTCGCCGGCTGCGCCGTCATGGCGGCGGCGGGACTGCTGGAGGCCCGGGCCGGGCACTTCTGGCCGCTGCTGGGCGCACGGCTGGTGGAAGGGATCGGATACGTCGCCGTCGTCGTGGCCGCCCCCGCGCTCATCATCTCCATGGGCGGCGGACCCCGGCGGACCACCGCGCTCGCCGTGTGGGGCACGTACTTCCCGGTGGGCCTGGCGCTGGGGCTGTTCCTCGGCGGTGTGCTGTCGGCGTTCCTCGGCTGGCGCACCTGGCTGGTCGTGCAGGCGTGCACCCTGCTCGCCGTCGGGACGACCGCCGTCCTCGCGCTCGGCGGGCGGGCCCCGGCCGCCGGCGGGCCGGACCCCGCCGAAGCCGCCCCGGCCCCCGACCGGCGTACGGCGCGCCGCCTGCTGCGGCCCTTCCTGCTGTCCCTGGGCTTCGCCACCGCCAGCGGCACCATCGTCGCGGTGGTGTCCCTGTTCCCCACCTATCTGCACGAGGTGCTCCACGTGCCCACGTCGGCGGCCGGCACCCTCACCGGGGCCGTCTCGCTGACCGGCACCGTCGGCGGATTCCTCAGCGGCTGGCTGCTGCGCCGCGGGGTGCCGGTGCGCCGGCTGTTCACCGGGGCGCTCCTGATGCCGCTGGGCACGGCCGTCGCCTTCCTGCACTGGGGCGGGACCGGCCTCGCCGCCGCCGGCGCGGTCCTCGTCGCGCTGGCCAACGAACTCGTCGTCGCCGCCGCCTTCGCGATGATCCCCGCCGTCGTCGCGGACCCCGCCGACATCGACCTCGCCAACGGACTGCTGGCCCAGGTCGGCAGCCTCGGCTCGCTGCTCGGCCCACCGCTGGCCGGCTTCGCGGTGCTGGCCGCCGGCGGCTGGTGGGCCGTCGCGCCCACCGTGCTGGCCGTCTGCGTCCCCGGGACCCTGCTGCTGCGCGCCTCGGTGCGGCGCGCGGCCGGATGAGTCCGCGACCGGCCGGAAACACACCCCGACCGGCATGGCGGAAAAAGGCCCGGCGCGGAGCGGGTGAACGCGCCACTGAACGATATGAGCCAAACAAAACGATCAATTGGATTCCGTATCGGCACGAGCCCGCGGTGACCCTAGACTGACCGCACCGGGAAACCGTGTGATCCTCTTTCACCCGGTCCTGGTTTTCACTGCGTTCGCACGCCCGATACACGTGCGCGAGGGCCCTTCCCGTACACGGGCCCGGCTTCTCCACATCCGATCATGCGGTTTCCGCGGCGCGACGAGCGGCGGACATGACGACCGAGTTCTCGGAGGTATCCGGCAGTTGGCAGGAAATCGGGAATCCGGGCAGACGGCGGAACTACGGCAGGAGACACGGGACTGGCTCCGGGAGAACTGGAGCGAGGAACTCCCGGTCGGCGACTGGTGGCGCATGCTCGCCGAGGCCGGATACGCCTTTCCCACCTGGCCCGCCGGAATGGGCGGCCGCGGCCTGGACCGCGGGTCGGCCCGGGCGGTGTCCGAGGAGATCGCGAGAGCCGGCGCGCTCGGCCCGCCCGGCGGTGTCGGGCAGATGGTGGGCGGGCCCGTCCTGCTCGAACACGGCACGCCCGAGCAGCAGCGCCGCTGGGTGCCCGCGCTGGCCGCCGGCACGGAGTCCTGGTGCCAGCTGTTCAGCGAGCCCGGCGCCGGCTCGGACCTGGCGAGCCTGCAACTGCGGGCCGACCGCGACGGCGACCGCTGGGTCCTGAACGGCCAGAAGGTGTGGTCCCGGGAGGCCGAGGACGCCGACCGCGGACTGGCCCTCGCCCGCACGGACTCCTCCGTCCCCAAACGCAAGGGCATCACCTTCTTCGTCGTCGACCTGGACCAGCCCGGCGTCGACGTCCGGCCGATCCGGCAGATGAACGGCCGCGCCACCTTCAACGAGGTCTTCCTCACCGACGTGGTGGTGCCGGCCGGGCGGGTCATCGGCGCCGTCGGGCGGGGCTGGCCGCTGGCCGTGGCCAGCCTGGCCCACGAACGCCAGGAAGTGGGCGGCGGCGGCGTGCTCCGGCCCGCGCGGATCGCCCGGCCCGGCCGGCGCGGCGGAATGCTGCACCGTCCCATCGCGGAACTCGCCGAGGAACACCGCCGGGCGGAACGGGCCGCCGGGGTCCGCCGGGGAGTGCGCACCCCGGAGGCGCTGATCGGCCTGGCCCGCGAAGTGGGCCGGTCCGAGGACCCCGTCGTCCGCCAGCGGCTCATGGCCCTGTACACGACGGCGCGGACCAACCGCCTGCGCAACCAGCGGGCCCGCTCCGCGCGCCGCCCGGGGCCCGATGCGTCCCTGGGCAAGCTCGCCGGGTCCGCCACCGGACGGCAGGCCCGCGACCTCGGCCTGTCCCTGCTGGGCGCCGAAGGCATGCTGACCGGCCCGGAGACCACCGGTGAGGGCGCGTTCCAGCAGATGGCGCTGTCGGTGCAGTCGCTGTCCATCGCGGGCGGCACGGACGAGATCCAGCGCACCCTCATAGGAGAACGCGTGCTCGGACTGCCCCGGGAGCCGGAGGCCGACCGTGACGTGCCCTTCCGCGAGCTGCGCGTGGGGACGCAGCGCGAGTAGCCCGACGACCGCAGCAGCCGACCGAAGGGGCAGGCGTGGACCCGAACGGTTACCGGAACCCCCGGCACGAGGCCGCGCCGGCCCCCGCACCCGGGCCGGCCGGTCCCCGGCGGATCGAGGGGGAGGGCGGCGAACTCGCCGTCGCCGCCCTGCGGG comes from Streptomyces sp. SCL15-4 and encodes:
- a CDS encoding MFS transporter, with the protein product MTSDADGAVRTGRPETAESPGSSAYWPRFALLYGCGTLAATGLGKFAPIAVDLRAALALSLDQVALITSSLTAVAAVLGLPVSYLVARTAPRKALFAGCAVMAAAGLLEARAGHFWPLLGARLVEGIGYVAVVVAAPALIISMGGGPRRTTALAVWGTYFPVGLALGLFLGGVLSAFLGWRTWLVVQACTLLAVGTTAVLALGGRAPAAGGPDPAEAAPAPDRRTARRLLRPFLLSLGFATASGTIVAVVSLFPTYLHEVLHVPTSAAGTLTGAVSLTGTVGGFLSGWLLRRGVPVRRLFTGALLMPLGTAVAFLHWGGTGLAAAGAVLVALANELVVAAAFAMIPAVVADPADIDLANGLLAQVGSLGSLLGPPLAGFAVLAAGGWWAVAPTVLAVCVPGTLLLRASVRRAAG
- a CDS encoding acyl-CoA dehydrogenase family protein, which produces MAGNRESGQTAELRQETRDWLRENWSEELPVGDWWRMLAEAGYAFPTWPAGMGGRGLDRGSARAVSEEIARAGALGPPGGVGQMVGGPVLLEHGTPEQQRRWVPALAAGTESWCQLFSEPGAGSDLASLQLRADRDGDRWVLNGQKVWSREAEDADRGLALARTDSSVPKRKGITFFVVDLDQPGVDVRPIRQMNGRATFNEVFLTDVVVPAGRVIGAVGRGWPLAVASLAHERQEVGGGGVLRPARIARPGRRGGMLHRPIAELAEEHRRAERAAGVRRGVRTPEALIGLAREVGRSEDPVVRQRLMALYTTARTNRLRNQRARSARRPGPDASLGKLAGSATGRQARDLGLSLLGAEGMLTGPETTGEGAFQQMALSVQSLSIAGGTDEIQRTLIGERVLGLPREPEADRDVPFRELRVGTQRE